In Candidatus Eisenbacteria bacterium, a genomic segment contains:
- a CDS encoding RlmE family RNA methyltransferase has translation MPPRWNASSRRPPSEPLSSARFFFKQAKTEGYAARSLYKLREIDRRHHLIRRGARVVDLGSAPGSWLQYIAERVGPQGLVVGVDLSEIRISLPDTVRVLRADIFRLEPADLLSFAPRFDILLSDAAPNTTGVVFADSARSVELARRTLELARAVVAPGGAWVCKVFQGEDLAALKKEARPLFERLAVEKPKGSRGGSVELFLVGTGLKESGGVDGSKDPVSR, from the coding sequence ATACCGCCGAGGTGGAACGCATCCTCACGGAGACCGCCGAGTGAGCCGCTTTCGTCCGCGCGATTTTTTTTTAAGCAGGCGAAGACGGAGGGGTACGCCGCCCGCTCTCTCTATAAGCTCCGAGAAATCGATCGCCGCCATCACCTGATCCGCCGGGGAGCCCGCGTGGTCGACCTGGGCTCCGCCCCCGGCTCGTGGCTCCAGTACATCGCTGAACGGGTCGGCCCCCAAGGACTCGTGGTCGGCGTCGACCTCTCCGAGATCCGGATCTCTCTCCCGGACACGGTCCGGGTGCTCCGCGCGGACATCTTCCGCCTCGAGCCGGCCGACCTTCTCTCCTTCGCCCCCCGTTTCGACATTCTCCTCTCCGACGCGGCGCCCAATACGACCGGCGTCGTCTTCGCCGACAGCGCGCGCTCCGTCGAGCTGGCGCGTCGCACACTCGAACTCGCCCGCGCGGTGGTCGCCCCCGGCGGCGCCTGGGTCTGCAAGGTCTTCCAGGGGGAGGATCTGGCCGCCCTGAAAAAGGAGGCGCGCCCCCTCTTCGAGAGGCTCGCCGTCGAAAAGCCGAAGGGATCCCGAGGAGGGAGCGTGGAGCTCTTCCTCGTCGGCACCGGACTCAAGGAGAGCGGAGGGGTGGACGGTTCGAAGGATCCGGTCAGCCGCTGA
- a CDS encoding prepilin peptidase, whose product MQTILLPFLFLAGLSVGSFLNVCIYRLPRGRSVARPPSACPACGAPVRRRHNVPVLGWLVLRGRCRDCGAPISVRYPLIELAGGFLFLWIALSFPQDWTLLFPLYYGCVLLVVVFTDLDLQLIPDSLTLPAIPIGFLYHGWIEGAWVDAALGFLVGGGSLWLIGEVYLRARGREGMGGGDVKLAAMMGAFLGWQSILLVLFLSSFAGGLFGIALIAFARKGGGAKIPFGVFLAPVGFLALLYGNAWIDWYLRFAGLSG is encoded by the coding sequence ATGCAAACGATCCTTCTCCCCTTTCTCTTTCTCGCCGGGCTCTCGGTGGGCAGCTTTCTGAACGTTTGCATTTATCGGCTCCCGCGGGGACGTTCGGTGGCGCGTCCCCCCTCGGCCTGTCCCGCCTGCGGCGCGCCGGTTCGCCGGCGCCACAACGTACCGGTGCTCGGATGGCTCGTTCTGCGCGGTCGCTGCCGGGATTGCGGCGCCCCCATCTCGGTCCGCTACCCTTTGATCGAACTGGCCGGGGGCTTCCTCTTCCTCTGGATCGCCCTCTCCTTCCCGCAGGACTGGACGCTCCTCTTTCCGCTCTATTACGGCTGCGTGTTGCTCGTGGTGGTCTTCACCGACCTGGACCTGCAGCTCATCCCGGACTCGCTCACCCTGCCGGCGATCCCGATCGGTTTTCTCTATCACGGCTGGATCGAGGGGGCATGGGTCGACGCGGCGCTCGGTTTTCTGGTCGGCGGCGGGAGTCTCTGGTTGATCGGGGAGGTCTACCTGCGCGCCCGCGGCCGCGAGGGGATGGGGGGAGGGGACGTGAAACTCGCCGCCATGATGGGCGCTTTCCTCGGCTGGCAATCGATCTTGCTGGTCCTCTTTCTCTCCTCGTTCGCCGGCGGCCTCTTCGGGATCGCGCTGATCGCCTTCGCGCGGAAGGGAGGAGGGGCGAAGATCCCCTTCGGCGTCTTCCTCGCGCCGGTCGGTTTCCTCGCCCTGCTCTACGGAAACGCCTGGATCGATTGGTACCTGCGATTCGCCGGTCTCAGCGGCTGA
- a CDS encoding PTS sugar transporter subunit IIA has translation MMLSMGDLLDRRSILILSKSRKKTDLLRDLVGLLSKADRVKNPKKALADVIDREKEKGTGLEQGVAVPHCRTEGTDTLAAAFALAREGIDFGALDGKPSRFIFLLVSPRNATTTHVQALATMARLLKREEIQHALLEAKDTAEVERILTETAE, from the coding sequence ATGATGCTTTCAATGGGTGACCTCCTGGACCGGAGGTCGATTCTCATACTCTCCAAGTCGAGGAAGAAGACCGATCTCCTGCGGGATCTGGTGGGGCTTCTCTCCAAAGCCGACCGGGTGAAGAACCCCAAAAAGGCGCTCGCCGACGTAATCGATCGGGAGAAGGAGAAAGGGACCGGGCTGGAGCAAGGGGTGGCGGTGCCGCACTGCCGGACCGAGGGGACCGATACGCTGGCCGCCGCCTTCGCGCTGGCGCGGGAGGGGATCGATTTCGGCGCATTGGACGGAAAACCGAGCCGTTTCATCTTTCTTCTCGTTTCCCCCCGAAACGCCACCACCACCCACGTCCAGGCGCTGGCCACCATGGCCCGTCTCCTCAAGAGAGAGGAGATTCAGCACGCCCTACTCGAGGCGAAGGATACCGCCGAGGTGGAACGCATCCTCACGGAGACCGCCGAGTGA